The following coding sequences are from one Nilaparvata lugens isolate BPH chromosome 6, ASM1435652v1, whole genome shotgun sequence window:
- the LOC120351985 gene encoding uncharacterized protein LOC120351985: MGRKTPVSTGRTTCRIGGTPTARPGDGNARGRHRTTDCMTDYRRKEACTARPGGGKSSGRKRSTARDDTSRMPVSNARGGFRTETRMEDRRSTACIRGTFALKQKISDVTGKMDLINGRKLELTEGLIWIHTGDTFESLVIFRDTFESLTRVTQSRTRWRLTRGRLVIPSEL; encoded by the exons ATGGGAAGGAAGACACCAGTGAGTACCGGGAGGACAACATGCAGGATCGGAGGAAcgcccaccgcaaggcccggagacggaaacGCCCGAGGCAGACACCGGACGACCGACTGCATGACCGACTACAGGAGAAAAGAggcatgcaccgcaag gcccggaggcggaaagtcaagcggaagaaaaagaagtaccgCGCGCGACGATACCAGCCGCATGCCCGtttcaaacgcccgaggaggattccggaccgagaccaggatggaggaccggagatcgacggcatgcatccgcggcacattcgctttaaagcagaagatcagcgatgtgaccggcaaaatggatcTAATAAATGGAAGGAAACTGGAGCTAACGGAAGGACTAATATGGATTCATACAGG GGATACTTTTGAGTCATTGGTTATCTTCAGGGATACATTTGAGTCGCTGACTCGGGTGACCCAGAGCcgaacaagatggcggctgaccCGGGGCAGACTAGTGATCcccagtgaactctaa
- the LOC120351798 gene encoding uncharacterized protein LOC120351798 has translation MKSSRLLISRIRLWKNISGSPSSRLDSWKRHTNQEVGGGWRLTGDIGWRLGSGILRSFGDAWSDLRRRRYRVGRPHSLIRTLIGLTRIDDVINLRRRQLG, from the exons atgaagtcctccaggctgttgatatctcgcatccggctctggaaaaacatcagcggctcgccgagtagtagactggacagttggaaacgccatactaaccaagag gttggtggcGGATGGCGGTTGACTGGCGATATCGGATGGCGATTGGGTAGCGGCATTCTCCGTTCCTTCGGCGAcgcttggagcgatctgcggagacgccggtaccgggttggacgccctcactccctcatccGGACTCTCATCGGACTTACTCGCATCGACGACGTTATCaatcttcgtagaagacaattgggctaa